TGTAATTGTCCGAttgtttgattttctcaaaCCAGAACAGTCCTGGTTCATACCTTCGGTTCCTTTTACTCGTGAGTAAATTGTTCACGATGAATGGGCCTCACAAGATGGCTGTCACTATTTTCACCTGAACAAGATTAATTTGTTTTTGAGTTTTCTCGTAAATTACTTGTAGGCTGAACTACCCAGAAAAGAACACTTCTAAAATGATCTTTTGGATAGCGTTAGTAGACCAAATCAGTGATGTGATGGTATGCCGTGTGGCTTGAGGGCATAGGCCATAGAACAGATCGAACTACAAAGGCGTCTGGAAGCCGAGCATAACAAGAATGGCAAGCCATTCGTATTCAGAACAAAACTTGACGCTATGAGGATCAAGAAAAAGATATAGGACAACAATGCAGCTGATATAGTTTGATCGGTCGACTACACAAGTGCTCTTAATTCCTTCGAAGGCTAGACTCGATGCAATCCAGAGTTGAGGACTACCGTTCGCACTGACTTCACGTTACATGCTCTTAGTGCTTGAGAGTCATAAAAGGTAATGCTAGGGTAAATCGGTCTTCATTTACCACTTTAATTAAACAGTTTTAAGTATATCTAGTATTATTAAGGCTGGCTTCCCGAGCATTTACCCTTTACCGCTTTCGTCATTCTCGCAACTTCTGTTCGCAACTTCTGGCTGAACGAAAGGTAATGTGAACGCATGTGATGTGATAGTCCCAAGTAAAAACATTAATGCCATGAAGAATTCTCCTGACATTTTCACCTGCATTTGCACTATTGAagcttttgaaacaaaaaccaGAAGATACGGAAAACAAAACGCCAAAAGCAAAGAAGGGAGAAGTgacaacttctacttttgatttttacacaTGACTTCTTAGAGTTTTCAATGTTAAATCTTTAATCAAAGGGTGGTGACCGTTACAAGTACCAATAGAATGTAACGATAGCCATATCATCCTAAAAAACAAGGCCCATACTGCAAGAACATTCGCCATGTTTCTCAATCGAACAATTATGCTGATTATCTATTCTTCATTGATTATGAAACATTTCATCATGAAGGGGGAAGTTTATAGCCATTTCGCACCACTGTTGACAAGGCGTCCCGAGAGGGCACTCTACAACAGTACTCAATAACACTGCACTTCTGCAGCTCAAAGGGAAAGGTGCAGTGTCATTcactttttgcccttcttcttGTGAAATGTGTTGCCAAAATTTCCTCCTCTTTCGTTCTTTTCACCATTCCCCAATGACGATGGCAACTGACCCGAGCAAAACTCCCTCAGAAGCCAAATATTTGATACATGGCAGACCAAGTTCATTGTACACCAAATTTGGACAAGGCCGACTGGAATAGAGTCGAGAAGGTCTGAGACATACTCTGGTCATCAGCTTTGATCTTTACGTGGGCTTTAGCTGTTGATGTATTGATTATACATTCCACCAGAAAATTTGAGGATTCTTCCGCTTTCtgagcaaagaagaaaaacttgAAATTAGGCGATTGACCACCTGATGCAATGCAATGGACGGAATCGCCTTGCATGTGCCGAAGAAGGGCTTGGGGTGAGATCAATGCCGCAATTCCTTGTGGACTAACTGAAAATTCCTGCAGCAGGCGATGATATGTATTTCAGATATAAGAAATTATAAAACAGCACTATGTACTTCTCAATTAAAGTAAAACAAACTGAGAAGGGTAATACTGTTGCCTGCCAGCGAACCCGGTTCAATACCCTCACTAATGCACATACAGAAGGTTTCTTAGCAGATGATTGTCATTCAGTGCCGGTCAATGGATTGCGAACCAAGTATATAGTAATAAAAAACATATCAAAAAAGGTTCCAGGTACTTAATGAATTGCAACATTGATAGCAAATGTTAATCATGGCATATGAGATTTCTTGACTAGATTATTGAGTTAAACATGGTAGTTGACAATAAAGAATTGACATCATCTATCAAAACAGCTTAAAAAACCTGAGTTAAGGATATTGGTAGCTGCCGCCACTTCTGCTGAAAAGTTCCTGGATCTAGAACAGCCTTTGGATTAAGGCTCAGAGAAGGAGGTGAAGGGGCAGGTGCAGGAGCAGCTGTGACCGATAAACCAAGACCTAGTAAATCATCAATGGCCAAACTAGCAGCTGGCATATGACCTGGTAGACCGGACGTTAAGTTTACTAGATCTGATTGGATCTGTGAGGCAGGAACAGATGCGGGTGCGTCGTATAGAGGAGCACTATATGCAGTACCGTTGCTGCTAAGGGCTCTGCCATCTTCCTTCTCAGAGGTGCTCAAAAGCAAATCCTTGTCATTTGCATCAACTTGCTGCGCAGGAACAACAGTATCTGCAGCATCTACTCCAATGGATAGGTTACCAAGCTCGTCCGAGAACTCAAATGGGCCACGATGCTCCTTATCCGTAAACATGTAAGACGGCTGCAAGTAATTAGAAAGGAGTTAATTTAACTCCCCACAGGAAATCCTAGCATAACAGGTTAAAGTTTGAACATATTCAACACCAATAAAACTTAGACAATCAAATAGAAGAGAAAACTTTTTTATAAGAAAAGATTAACAGATGAGGAATCAGTATGAACAGAAGTATTTcctcatgaaatttttttcctgacCAAGAGAACTTGGCGAGTAtatgtaaaaatcaattttagggTAATCAGAGATCCTCAATGAAAACAAACTTCTTTCTATGTAGATCCAGAAAATAAATGCAGAAATAGATAAACACAAAGGACATTATGCCAGATTAAGCAAAAATACATTGGATGGCCACTAAATCAATTCGCTTAGCAGACTGTTTTGGATGTATGGAGACAGGAGAGTGAACTGGAAATGAAGCCAAATGTGTAGAGAGATCATTTTTCCAGCTGAAGGCTTCATTAAATATTTGTTAACTTCACAATAAAGACAGGCCCTACATCTTTTCTCTTAACAGGCTGTAATtccaaaaggaagagaaagcaaAGGCCTCTGATCATCCAGGaataaaagataagagaaaatttatacatttCACACAGAATATAACACGAATTAAGGCAAGTTCTGTTTAAATTGTGCAGACAGCTCCAGCTCCGTGGAAGGTGCATATAATGGGAAAAGAGATTCTGAAGGAAAATACAGAAATATCAGCAAATAATAGGCATCTTGCTTAAATTTAACATAACTGTACCAGAGGGAGGCAGTAAAGTAGAAGTTCCAAAGAAGATAGAACACTAGTCACCTTCTGGTACACGACAGATAGGCTGTTgaactcatcaaatatcctatCTTTGATTTCACTGCTTTGAGTATCGGCAAAAACTGAAACAGCTTGCTTGGGAGGGTTCACAACACGTTCTGCTACAGTTACATTATATTGCAATAGCCTGTAGTAGAGCAAGGCTCTATCATGAACATCCTGCAATGGGAGATTGACAACAATTAGCAGGTCAAGATTCCATCGTCAAGCGTATTATGTCGACACACAAAGAACAATTCCTACCTGGTGAAAATCAGCAAGTCCTGCAGCTAATGCGTCTCCAAGGGCCTTCTGAGTCTCTGGTGGCCTTTTGAAGAAGCATTTCATCACAGCTGTTAAGAGATGTAAACGGACCTGGGGGAGTAAATAGCCCCAAAGGTTACCAAATGATATAGCTGAGGATTTTAGTTTTAGATAAAACTGAACTTTGTCTGCAGAACCACAAAGTCAACTTTGTCTGTAGAAGCACAATTTGTGAGTATAAGTGACTACTAGGAGACAGCACAAGCACACATGCATATAGATGAGAGTTTTGTTACTACTTTGCTGTTGTGCAATACTTTTTTTCAGAAACATCAAATTTTCTAAGCAAATTGATCTCTTTGTTCCTTCCTTGATAGAGGTGCATCGAGAGTTTCAACTCCATATTTCCCCTTCCCAAACCATTggaaaggaaagcaaaaggagaaaaaagattaGACAGCATGTTCAAACTAGCGCCCATTGAACAAGCGACAGATGTATCTAGGCCAAATGAAAGAGAGGATGTCTTGAAACCTGGTTACTACACTCTTACATGAAGTCAGCAACCAATAGGTATACCATGCAAGTTAGAGCACTTTCAAGTTTAAGAAAAGATACGGATTTGCTAATCGAGAAAGATAAATGATGATAATGAATCTGCAATGCTTTTCATATGAGTGATCATACTAGCAAGAGGCTCGAAATTCCCGACAGCATACAAGATGAGGTACATAttggtttagaaaatcaaacacAGAGAGGTAAAAATTGCACACTGCCACTACGATATGTGATTTCAAGTCCCTCAAGAGAGAATAGACATTCATCGAATCATCACGTGAAACCTAATCCATCAAGTGTGAGGAGATCCTTTGCCCTTATGCATTGAGGTCGAATCATTTTTAAGCCCAACAAGCCACAAGGAAGGCTGTCGGCCATATAAACTAGCAGTGACTGGGACAATAATAATGCGGCAAACCGGGGTCATTTACCTCAGAGGAGTGCTCATCTTCCCAATTTTCAATTAGGCTTTCCAATATATAAGGAGCATCATGCATATCCTGTGAATATTCGCCCAACATCCATATAAGAGCTGCCTTTGCCTTCGGCTCTTGGACATTGTTTGAACTGATATTTCCAACAACAGCAATGCAGTCTTGGCTCCATTGAGGATATTTCCTTAGCAAATCTTTTACAAGAACCTGCATCACAATTGGACTCAGATAAATAAGGCCAATTTCACAGCCGTAGCATGGACAAATTCTGGTGAACAACTACCAAAGTCTCTGCTGTGACATAGTCCTTCTCCATTTCTAGAAACTGAAGAAGCCTATCCACAATGGCATTAACATCATACTGCTGAAGCGCAATCTTTCCAACAGCACGAATTGACTCCCTTGCCATAGGAATGTCAACGTTCGCAGCATATTCACATAGCTCTGTCactgagattgatccaagaaCACTGAGAATCAGTAACAATCAAAAGATAACATGATAGGATGTGCATATGTACTGACAAATTTTCCCTCTTCCATATACTCCAAGGTGGCTCAAATTGAGTCAAGGTTGTGTTTACTTACCAATTTCATAAGTGTTACTCTCATTTGCGACTGCTGTCAGCATCTCGAGCTTCAACTTCTTCACATAAAATGGCTCATTGTATTGGCAGTAAAAGTGTTTGTAGTctgaggaaaataaaattggggCACGCATCACTAAGAGATGCAGATGGCTTAAAACCGCGAAAGATTGCTCTGGACTGCCGGAGCTCACAAGTGTAAGCAAAGGGGCTTTAATACGTTCATAGACCTAATTAAGCCAAAAACAAAACCGCATTCAGGGCTAGGAACTGCGAATTGCTGAGCAAATTATTGATAACCATGCAACAAACTTACAAACGTATTCTTCTCAAACATATAACACATAGCATTCATTCACTTGGTTAGTGAACATTTATAGAGTCTGCGGACGTATCACACACATCAAAATAGAATGAAGTTAGAAATAGACCATGATAAATCAAAGTAGGATCCTGCTCACTACATTGAGCACCATAAATGCTTTTTCGTCTATCTTCTTTCCAACCATATTATGTCCATTCAGCACCTCTTTAGTAAAAACTGACTTTAGTTTGTCATGAATGACGCCTTCACGAACATGACCAAAATCCAAGCAGGCTAGCACACCCAATATGTCATTTAGGCAACTCAATCTTTCAAGAGGTAATGAATCAGAGTTCCTCTTCAATTCTGGAAGTTTTCAATATGCAATGGCAGCAAAATAACTGCTAGTACAATATCATATTTTGACATTTAAAAAAGTTGCTCTAGGTACCTGCTGATGAACGTCAGTCATGGACAAGGTCAACTGTAGAAACAACTTGATGGTTGCCAAGACAACAGCACCATTAGCATGTTGAAGTCTATCTTCGAGGAGATTCATGATGTCGAATATCTCATTACTATCTGATGGAACATACTTAGCAACTAACTCCAACACTAGAGACTGGGCCCACTCACTGAATTCCTTCATCCTGCATGCAACCGAACATTTACATTCTACTTATGTGCAATGCCACAGTATGAAGAAACTTTTATTGCTCTAATGAAGTGAGACAATTGCTCAAGGAACGAAAGCATCACAATGCGTCCTCACAGCATAATCCAAGCACAAGTTATCCTCTTAGAGAAAACATCAACACAAAAAAACACGACTTTACAACGAGTAGCAACACATTAGTCATTGCAGGGTTTACAGATGCCAAATATGCCAATACTCAAAGCTTCCATTGTGAACACCATACAGAGAGTTTTCCATCTCAAAAATCTGTATGATCAGGAATAAATTCAAACTTGTCAGAAAAGGCCCGATTAAGCAGATTAGGCAATTCTATAAACAGCCCACTCACAGTTACAggccaaacattttttttcctgaaaactGTATCCTCTAATATTAGTTTCTGATGACATTAAGAGGTACATCATCTCATGCTGAGGTTCAGAAATACCAACAAAAGCAGGTTTATGGTCAACCAAAACAGCTGGCCAGACCTCAGACCACTGTCATCAAAGTATTAATTTCAATCAACTCTAGCTCCAAATGAAATTTGTACAAGAGGTAAAACATATGGCAGTTGCAGATACCGATTCAAAAAGTAATAGATGATTGGCTTGCTAATTAAAGCTTCTCTCTCCCTGGATGCTTCCTCAGAGATGCTTGCCTCCAAGGTCCATATCTCTTGTAATGTTGCCAAACAATTTGCAATGACCTAATAAGACAACAATGTTTATCTCGTTCCGCAAGAGAATCTCACAACACAACAAATGTATATAAGGAGGTCATTGAGAAAAGATCTGAGAAACATAATCCCACCTGGGTGTCAGGGTCATTTAGCAACAAATGCTTAAGCATTGCTGGAAAGTCGGCATCAATACATGTTGCAGCTGATATATGATACAGTTTCAGAACCCCAATCACTGCCACCATTCTCACATAACTGTTACTGTCCTTTAAACTTGAACCCAATGGGCCAACCAAGTACTCCACCAAGTTGGCAACTCTCAGTGAGCACAAGCTTCGCAGTGCAAGCCCACGAATCATTGGATCCTCATCCTTGCAGTCCCTCTGAAGAAAATTAATTGTTAAAAGTGCGAGATCTGGATTGACCTTGGCATAGTTCCCAACATAGAGATAGCACATTTTCTTCAGGACTATATCTGAAGTTGCGGAGCACATGACCATTTCACCGAAGACAGACGAGACATCAATTCCTACAGTCATGTAGGAGATCACTTTCTTGAACAAATCACGCTTGGAGTCGTCAACACCAGGAGCTCGACTACCAGCAAGCTGCCGGAGTTGTGATTTTAGATCCGAAACTTCACCTTTTCTGCCATTATTTGGATTTATAGTGAGAATAAGAAATCATCGAATCCGAATACTTCTTAAAACAAAACCATCCTCAATATGACCATTAAACAATGCAAAAACCCAAGAAAATTTCAGTCACATCAAGCGACCAAAATAACTATTTAGGGGCTGTGTTCGAGAGGGCTAAGTTAACTAAGTCAAAAGCAACAGCTAAAGCAAAAGGCCCAATCACAACAAACAAGCCATCGTCAGATTTTCTCTTTAGCTTTACTCAGGGAACAAACCATTTCGGACTACTAAATCCTCCCATTCATAAAAAGTGAAACGTCAGACCAGATAGAGCACACGTGATGGAAAAAAATTCACTCTCTCTAGCTGGGCAATTCTATTCTAAAGCTCCGGAAACTAACAGAAACATGAAATGTACCACAAACATCCAGATTACGATTATAGATATCAAAATTAGGAGTTCTAAGCATGTTCTTTTATCTCCATGCAAGAAATGGATGGTTGGAATCACCAGTTATGGAATG
This genomic interval from Rhodamnia argentea isolate NSW1041297 chromosome 4, ASM2092103v1, whole genome shotgun sequence contains the following:
- the LOC115753991 gene encoding beta-adaptin-like protein A isoform X2, translating into MAPPAQSQRSPSPSQPSGKGEVSDLKSQLRQLAGSRAPGVDDSKRDLFKKVISYMTVGIDVSSVFGEMVMCSATSDIVLKKMCYLYVGNYAKVNPDLALLTINFLQRDCKDEDPMIRGLALRSLCSLRVANLVEYLVGPLGSSLKDSNSYVRMVAVIGVLKLYHISAATCIDADFPAMLKHLLLNDPDTQVIANCLATLQEIWTLEASISEEASREREALISKPIIYYFLNRMKEFSEWAQSLVLELVAKYVPSDSNEIFDIMNLLEDRLQHANGAVVLATIKLFLQLTLSMTDVHQQVYERIKAPLLTLVSSGSPEQSFAVLSHLHLLVMRAPILFSSDYKHFYCQYNEPFYVKKLKLEMLTAVANESNTYEIVTELCEYAANVDIPMARESIRAVGKIALQQYDVNAIVDRLLQFLEMEKDYVTAETLVLVKDLLRKYPQWSQDCIAVVGNISSNNVQEPKAKAALIWMLGEYSQDMHDAPYILESLIENWEDEHSSEVRLHLLTAVMKCFFKRPPETQKALGDALAAGLADFHQDVHDRALLYYRLLQYNVTVAERVVNPPKQAVSVFADTQSSEIKDRIFDEFNSLSVVYQKPSYMFTDKEHRGPFEFSDELGNLSIGVDAADTVVPAQQVDANDKDLLLSTSEKEDGRALSSNGHMPAASLAIDDLLGLGLSVTAAPAPAPSPPSLSLNPKAVLDPGTFQQKWRQLPISLTQEFSVSPQGIAALISPQALLRHMQGDSVHCIASGGQSPNFKFFFFAQKAEESSNFLVECIINTSTAKAHVKIKADDQSMSQTFSTLFQSALSKFGVQ
- the LOC115753991 gene encoding beta-adaptin-like protein A isoform X1, which encodes MAPPAQSQRSPSPSQPSGKGEVSDLKSQLRQLAGSRAPGVDDSKRDLFKKVISYMTVGIDVSSVFGEMVMCSATSDIVLKKMCYLYVGNYAKVNPDLALLTINFLQRDCKDEDPMIRGLALRSLCSLRVANLVEYLVGPLGSSLKDSNSYVRMVAVIGVLKLYHISAATCIDADFPAMLKHLLLNDPDTQVIANCLATLQEIWTLEASISEEASREREALISKPIIYYFLNRMKEFSEWAQSLVLELVAKYVPSDSNEIFDIMNLLEDRLQHANGAVVLATIKLFLQLTLSMTDVHQQVYERIKAPLLTLVSSGSPEQSFAVLSHLHLLVMRAPILFSSDYKHFYCQYNEPFYVKKLKLEMLTAVANESNTYEIVTELCEYAANVDIPMARESIRAVGKIALQQYDVNAIVDRLLQFLEMEKDYVTAETLVLVKDLLRKYPQWSQDCIAVVGNISSNNVQEPKAKAALIWMLGEYSQDMHDAPYILESLIENWEDEHSSEVRLHLLTAVMKCFFKRPPETQKALGDALAAGLADFHQDVHDRALLYYRLLQYNVTVAERVVNPPKQAVSVFADTQSSEIKDRIFDEFNSLSVVYQKPSYMFTDKEHRGPFEFSDELGNLSIGVDAADTVVPAQQVDANDKDLLLSTSEKEDGRALSSNGTAYSAPLYDAPASVPASQIQSDLVNLTSGLPGHMPAASLAIDDLLGLGLSVTAAPAPAPSPPSLSLNPKAVLDPGTFQQKWRQLPISLTQEFSVSPQGIAALISPQALLRHMQGDSVHCIASGGQSPNFKFFFFAQKAEESSNFLVECIINTSTAKAHVKIKADDQSMSQTFSTLFQSALSKFGVQ